In Spinacia oleracea cultivar Varoflay chromosome 5, BTI_SOV_V1, whole genome shotgun sequence, a single window of DNA contains:
- the LOC130461702 gene encoding uncharacterized protein: MELMFNLVLDKLEVLRTDVSTMYYKQIFIENLSRDNNEGLSGGQITGGNSAGTGNDEYGSEENKETVALEVVKKQKSDEGSRKLEKDRDEKDNSVNVEESGKDADNMMADEDGTDARKLNEEEDYQRIQEERERLEKEERERLENEERERLENEERKRLEKKQEEDREMERHELEKQRQEDRVVEETDGQETLDGEESGCLNSEETTKNMNTEEAKLETEENKERDNTTTEKENIKLEEEKQEQERVDMAGRKVVEEPGSLLAEAEKNNSQDKTNQQMPVGEDEEPGDEMHNNDGDKGNKDDDAVGSSSESVKGNAGDDVDNNDCGPKNKVCDKNSEDDGLVGGGSRESLKRKASDAPPPEKAPKEQKIFAGKDEQVLPFKIERSKMRASMGNMLTTSAKHIAEYVFDDRRDKCEILVKCKEFDASRLELRNLYPTSLVSDQVMDLKKLQGGTIGWSLPSYLTGDPEKC, translated from the exons ATGGAGTTAATGTTTAATCTTGTCCTTGACAAGCTTGAAGTGCTAAGAACGGATGTCAGCACTATGTATTACAAACAGA TTTTTATAGAGAACTTGTCGAGGGATAACAATGAAGGCCTATCGGGAGGACAAATAACTGGAGGAAATAGTGCAGGGACAGGAAATGATGAGTATGGAAGCGAAGAGAATAAGGAGACGGTTGCCTTGGAAGTGGTGAAAAAACAGAAATCTGACGAAGGTAGTAG GAAGCTGGAGAAGGATAGAGACGAAAAAGATAATAGTGTGAATGTCGAGGAGTCTGGTAAAGACGCAGATAACATGATGGCAGATGAGGATGGGACAGACGCAAGAAAGCTGAATGAAGAGGAGGATTATCAGAGAATACAGGAGGAGAGGGAGAGGTTAGAGAAGGAAGAGAGGGAGAGGTTAGAGAACGAAGAGAGGGAGAGGTTAGAGAACGAAGAGAGGAAGAGGTTAGAGAAAAAACAGGAGGAGGACAGGGAAATGGAAAGACATGAGCTGGAGAAACAACGTCAGGAGGATAGGGTGGTTGAGGAAACAGACGGGCAGGAAACACTGGACGGTGAGGAAAGTGGGTGTTTGAATAGCGAAGAAACAACTAAGAATATGAACACGGAGGAGGCGAAGCTGGAGACAGAAGAGAACAAAGAGAGAGATAACACTACGACAGAAAAAGAGAACATAAAACTGGAGGAGGAGAAACAGGAGCAAGAGAGGGTGGATATGGCGGGTCGAAAAGTGGTGGAGGAGCCGGGGAGCCTTTTGGCGGAAGCGGAGAAGAATAATTCGCAGGATAAGACTAATCAGCAGATGCCGGTAGGGGAGGATGAAGAACCTGGTGATGAAATGCACAACAATGATGGTGACAAAGGTAATAAGGATGACGACGCAGTGGGTAGTTCGAGTGAGAGTGTCAAAGGGAACGCCGGTGATGATGTGGACAACAATGATTGTGGCCCGAAAAACAAGGTGTGCGACAAAAATAGTGAGGATGACGGTCTTGTTGGCGGTGGTTCGAGAGAGAGTTTAAAAAGGAAAGCATCAGATGCCCCTCCGCCAGAGAAAGCACCAAAGGAACAGAAG ATTTTTGCTGGTAAAGATGAACAAGTTCTACCCTTCAAAATTGAAAGGTCGAAAATGAGAGCTTCCATGGGAAATATGTTGACCACCTCTGCAAAGCACATAGCTGAGTATGTGTTTGACGATCGAAGAGATAAATG TGAAATTCTCGTCAAGTGCAAAGAGTTTGACGCATCAAGGCTGGAGTTACGCAATTTGTATCCCACGAGCTTAGTGTCGGACCAG GTTATGGACTTGAAGAAATTACAGGGCGGGACCATTGGGTGGAGCTTGCCATCGTATTTGACCGGTGATCCTGAAAAGTGCTAG